CAAAACCCAGGTCACTGGCTTCAGTTTCATTTGAACATATGAAATACTATTAAACTATTCGCAACAAATGTGAAGTAGCATATGGCTTTTCTATGGTATTTTGGCCCCTCTCCCACTGTCTAGAGAACCATCATATCAAGAGAGATGCATTTTTATAGGCATATCATTTTCTACATTCCAAATTGGTTTGCTGCCATCAACTGCACATTCTCCCTGTGCCTATATTCTAGTCACATGAATGTGTCATACAAGCAGATTGTATGCATTGAATGAAATGAACGCTGGTTGAAATTCTCTAGAGAATGTTTCCTCCTCCACATGGTGGCAACAGATACAGTCCCTGTAACTGGTGAGTCCATTCAATGTTTAAAGAGCAGTAGTTAAACATTGCAGTTATTATTACAAAATTAAATATAATCATTGACAATGTAAAACATTAAAAGTTGTTGAAACATATTGGGACGTTCTGGTTTCTATTTAAGTGCACTTATTTGGCACAGAACACCATTCTTAACGAGGGATGCAACTATTAATTATTTTGATCcgtctgtcagtaacacctcttcTTCATGAAGTTCAGAGTTAGAAGATTGAGTGGAGGGtcatattcaccccccccccgttCCCTACTCCAAGGCACTGCTTAAACTGTAAACATGGCAGTTTGGCTAACTAAGATAAGAGGACTTTTTCACAGCTGCCAGAGCTACTCGTTGAGTGTGTGTAAAATGTGACATTTGCGATATCAGTCACAAATGGCACACAGATGATATTGAATGCACTAGCCTAGAGAAAAACTATTCTAAGAATTGATACTGAATTGTGATACAGGATGAATTGCTCAGATATGTGCATGCAAGCATGCTCACATAAGAGTAAAATATAGAAATTGTAACTGTACTAAAAGTGTCAATCAATTATGTTCTTTACTCCcttatatattttaatatatatttaatgttataatatttactaaatatatttataatatatataattcaTTTAGCATAAACTACATAACATACCCACAGCTTAAGCATTTCCCCTGATCTCTAAAAGAATCAAAACAGATTCATGTATGTCCAGAGGACAATTGGGAACTTTGGTAGGGAAAACAATAGCAAATACACTATATTCAACAACTTGTTGCCTTACAACTAGTTTAGTAAGATGATAAATGAAAGTGCCCAATGAGTTTGAGTCCTCTGGTTCAGTATTGCAGAGACAAATATGCCACAAAACTGGGCCTGCTAAAGAATCAGTCAGTGGATTTCAACACTGGCTCAAGAATCACACAGCTATTGCTTGGAACCACACTGATCGTTCAGTATTATCCACTGCAGCCCTATCCCTACAAACCAACATCTCCGAGTACAAACATAACAAGATCCATACCAATGAACATAATATACATCGATAACAGAGGTTACAGAGAGAGTAGATCTAGCAAGAGGGAACTATTTTTCACTGGATTACAGCCGCCAGCTGAGAGCCTGAACCCCAGCACTATCCCCCAGGTAAGGATCATGGACACCTGCTGCCATTATAATATTCTAACAAGCACATCACTCGCTCAcccaattcctttgtcctctatATTACTGTCACATCAAAAACCTTCATACTTCATCACCCCTCGACCCCCACATCGTAAGTCACCTCACTGCCTAACTCTGGTACATTTTACACATAACAAATTAATTCAACCTAAACTCCCCTTTCTGAACAAGAACTGCACTAGAACAGCATATATATTGCAATATAACGGCAATATAACAGTAGAGAGTAAAAGTAAGAATGCCAGTTAGGCTAATACCAAATACAGAAACAGTACAGATAATATCAATTGTTTGCAGCGATATTGTTTAAATTCTTGACAAGAGAAAAGTTTAATATCTTAAGTCTGTTCGATAGGCTCCTAAAATGGTAAATAGCTCCGTCCCCGATATGAAACACGGGGAGAATAAAGAAATAGAAAGCATGACACTAGAACACAGCATTTTACCAGGACCCGAATGTTACCATGTTCACATAATGGATAGTCGGTCTTCCTAGGTTTTTTAAAACCtcctttcaaattttttttttttttaaaaacatgaaATCGAGTTTTAATCAAATACCAATTTTTCTTTTTGAATGATGAATTTAACAATTAAATCATAGGGAATCTGAAGCTTAGCATTTTGAGTGTTGCAACAATACTTCAGGGTGTGCCAGCGCAGTGTATATATCAGGTCAGTGGCCCACCCTGAATGGAGGCGTTATATACACGTCATGTATATGACTTCAATCTACCCATGTTCTCTTCCATTTAAACATGTTAGATACTAGCTATTTACAATTCAATCTTGACTTATATTGGCTGAATCTTGCTTTctttaaaatgtatttcaccaGGAATTGAATGTTTTTAACATACCCCCAATAAGAAGGAACTAACCACGGTAGTTACAACTAAACACAGGCGCACCAAGTGACTGAGGTACAATAATACAGGACAAGTATATACAGTACAAAGTAGAGATATTACATTAGAAgcctgtagtgatgtatcataggTAGGTACCATTCCAGAGGGAGATCAATCAGATCAGGGGAGACAGAAGATGGCAGGTGAGATGGACTCTGTCGTGAAGATTTAGGCTGGAATGGATTTACAGTATGCTTGTGTGTTGGCgagcgcgcgcgtgtgtgtatatatgtgtatgagtGTTTTGTGTCTGGGACTATGTCGCTTCACCAGTTCATGATGCAGTTCCTGTTCAGGGTCATGAAGTAGACCTGGCTGCTGCCTCCGGAGCGCACCGAGGCAAAGAACACCTGAGACACACATTAACAAGACATTAGGCTTACTACTCATATTCAATGAGACCCCATGTGAACAGCTGTACATACCGGAGGCATAAACATAGATCACTTAAGTGATATTTTGAATACCAATGTGTGTGTGACCCACCTTGTCATTCCTCTCACAGAGAAACTTGAGCCTCTGGGCTCTCTTGTGCATGAAGACTCCGTCCAAATGGCCTGTCTCTACAGCACGGATCTCTATGGCCTTCTCTCCCCAGCCCATGATCTGGTTAGAGCAGATATGTGctgcacacaggagagagagagaactcagaACATGCCAATTTCAAGAGAAAgaagtgtgtgtgcgcctgtgacTGCGTGCAGGTACACATGCGCCATACCAACGGAGGTGGGCATCTCGCCCCACTGCAGCACCACATCTTTGATGATGCGTCCGTAGGTGTTGACGTAGACTCCCTCGTCCTCGTAGCACAGCAGCATCTCCATGCCGTCTGAGCTGGGCAGGAACACGATGGCATGGGGCATTATCTGGATCTGGATCTGGGGACACACACCGGGGCGAAGGACTAGAATCTTGTTTTACCTAACACAGTTGATGCACTGAttctaagtcgctctgaataagactGAAGTGATTAAAATATTAAATGCATGTAAATCTTGAAAGAAAGTGGTAGAATCTGTGAGGAGGTTTTCACATCGATACCTTTCGGGTCTGGGCGTCTAATCAATGAAACTTATGTTATTCATGTTTTATAGATATTTTAGGTGTGAATTAAGTCCAAAGCTTTATTTGATTTGGAAGAATTTGTCTGCGTGCGTCTTGTCCCATGAGGAACTCCTCCACTCACATGCACTGGGATGTAGATGTCATAGTTGTTCCCAGAGTCGACATCGATAGCGTGGAAGCCAGCACTGGAGCCGTAGATGACCTTCAacctctgtccttcctccactgtGAGGTCAACCAACTGGGGTCTGTGGGGCAGGTCACCAAAGGACTAGAGGAGAGTgacagaggcaaagagagaggagaacatgGGGTGTTTTGAATGTTGTTCTGGTCGACTGGCTGAGGGGAAATAGAACTCCTGGCATTTAGAACAATGAGGCAGGAAAGGTGAGACCTACCTTGAAGGCCATGAATTTGTGATAAGGCTTGGGAGCCCAGGCGTATACCTCCACCGCGTTCTTCATAGCTATCACCAGGAACTTGATCCTCTCATATTTCACTAGACACATACAAAGCGGGATTAGAGCCATTATGTGACGCTATAAATAAACAGTGCCAAAAAGGAAAAACCAAATGTGTAAATATACATTGTTAGAAAAACTGAATGCATTGATAATAGATACAAGGTTCAATAATGGGTCACATCACTGTTACTCCCGTCTCCTCCCTTCCTTTACTCACCCACTTTGTAGTGGacacatccctccatctcccctacgGTGGTCCAGCCCTGCTTCTTCTCCACCTCCGGGTCATTGTGGAGGATCTTGTTCCTCAGCCAGGCCAGGTAGTACACACGCACCTTGTTCTTCTTACctgggatggacacacacacacacacacacacacacacacacacacacacacacacagtggataagGGGCTTAGTAGCAACAGGTGGAGTTTGATGCACAGGTCCTTTTCCACAGGTTTATTAACTGAAGTGAAACGTTCAGAACGTCGCAGATAGAAATGCTAAAGTTAGAATCCTGTTAGCTCTATCTGAAGGTTTTGTGACGTTGCACTCTCCTAAACAGAACCCAGGTGAGTGCAGAGCAGTACTAATCAATCACCTGATATGGTGATGAGCAGGTTGAGTCCCTCCAGGACGTCCATCTGTTGGAACCTGCGGGAGTTGATGAGGGAGTAGACCTTCCCCTGACCACTACGGTCCAGCAGCTTCAGACCGTTCTCTGTCCCCACCAGCAGGTTCACACCTggggaccacacacacacgcttagatACAAATATCCCCCTTAATGCAATCAATCAGGACGTACAATGTGTGAGAAATGTGATACTCAAGCCGGGTGGAACAAAGCGTGTTACATGTGGTCATTGAAATACATATCATTCTATGTTTCATTTGAATTCTGTGGCTCATATGATTAGAGTGTGGGCTATAGCCAAGACCAGTGTGCCGTCTGTCTCACCCCAGAGAGCAGCACAGAGGATCTCAGAGTTGAACCTCTTCTTGTACTTGCGGATCTCGGGGGTGTCGCTGTGGGGGCGTGTGTTGGTGGGGTTCACGTTCACCATGGAGCCTTTCCTCACCTCCATCTTCAGCTGCTCAAACCTGGAGCCCAGGCCTGGACACAGCAGGAGTAGAgtttagagggaggagagaaacacaAGCCGTAGTTCTCTATGAATGCTAAAACTTCCTTAAGGGAATGATATTGAATCAAGCTACTGTGGGCAACTGCTGCCGTCCTGCATTGTGAGACATTTCCATGACTTAGATTTATCAACAGCAGTAAGTAAGAGATGCTGATGATTGTGAGCAGAGTACTGAAAATAGAGGGAGTAGAATAGGAAACTAGGTATGTGAAGGTATATAGGGGAACCTCATTTAACCCCTTATGATAATGACCAGTTCTATTGTCTGTACTTACTGCCCAGAGAGATGGCATCCACAGGGCCTGGTGGTTGGTACATGCCCAGGTCGACAAAGGTGGTGAAGGAGGACTTGCCACTTGATGCCTTGACTAGACCCCTGGACTGATACTGGGGGAAACAGGAAGGGAGTGAGAAATACCACTGGTAATGGGGTTTATGCCAGAGAAACATGTACATGGAGAGACAGATTGACAGTCAGAGACAGTCTGAGAGACAGTCTGAGACAgtctgagacagacagacggtcagacagagggtcagacagacaggggtcaGACAGGTGGTCAGACAGGTGGTCAGACAGGTGGTCAGACAGACTTACATCATAGACAGAGTCTTTcccaggagaggagtgggaggcggagtcagtgggggagtgggagggcTGCACCACATCAGGCAGGTTGGTGTATCCATTGTGGCTCCGCTTCTCTGGTGTCTGCCGGGCAACGGGGACAAACCACAGTCAAACTCCAAACACAACCGCTACATAAGAGTAAGCTGACCACCCACACACCCCCTCATGTCAGTCCTATAGGTGTGTGTTTAATGCAGATTAGTCCAGTAGGCTACTTCCTGAGAGACAGATGACTCACCTTCTGCACCAGCATGGTCTGATCCCCGTAGCCTCCAGCctgcccctcctcccctccctccccctcttcctcatgAACCACCATGGTGTTGACTGAGTCAGAGTCTGCATCCCGGGGActaaagaaagacaggagaggaaGTCAGGGAGGAAGACGGGAAGGAAACAGAGGAAGGTGACAGAGCAGTGTGCAGTGGAGGATATGGAGTGGACAGGAAAATAAAAAGACAAGGAATGGTCAGGCTGGCGGTAAAAGTGGACAATGGGCTTTCAATAACATTAAGTAGCGATGTCTCTAAAAAGCAGTTCCTGTTTATCTGTGTGCCTCTCCCACCCTGGTACTGACCGGTCTGTGGGGCTGTCctcctcctcattcccctctccaCTCTCACTCTCCTCACTGCTCTCACTGCCTTCTGAGGATGAAGAGTAGTCGTTGGCCTTCACCGGAGGTCTGGGCTGCTCCTCAGGGCGCTCCTTAGCATACAGCCCATGGTCCTGAACACAAACAGGCACACGCAGACGACACAGACACGCAACAGACATTAGGGAAGCATAGAGCTGGGCGTTTCCTCAATAGTTAACATACTTTGCCAGCATACCAGGACTATGGCAGGCTTGTGTAACTTAACACAGCAGCCTGACATAGTGGAAGCAAAAACATATCACAGCACACACAGAGATACTAACCTCTCCTATTGCTCTCTTGTAACTCTGTGCATTGGAAGAAGCAGTGGACAAACAGGGAAGTGAGTGCAGAGGAAAGGGTGTTATCAACAGGTACAGAAAATAGGATCATAAAAAGAGAGCAACTGTTAGTGCAGGTGTCAATATCCAGTTCTAGGGATTGGGGAGTGAGTACAGATATTACAATAGTGCAGAATAGTCAGTGAAGAGAGCAATATAGATTTCTACAAGTGATAAGCTTAAAATAAGATGAGTCTGAACAGCTGAGAAGAGATAAGGGTGTATAAAGTGTTGTCTGATTATCCATCACGCAGTGTTCAGAGTGGGGGGGGGTTACAGGTGAGGGGTACTTACAGCAGGGCGACTGGGGCGGGACGAGGTGCGAGACTCCCCTGGTTTGTGCCCCTTCATGCGCCCGTCATGGCCTAGTATGGAGGAGTCCATTTTGGAGGAGCCTGAAACCAACACACTAAATATCACATCATTGTTGGGGTTTGCTTTCATTTGGTAAGAGGGatcaagagatggagagagaagcagagtcAGCAACAGTGTGATTTACTCACTGAGTATACGGTGCCTCTCCAGAGAGCCAGTCTGGGGCAGATTGGATACAAGGTGCAtgccatctcctctctcccagcgGTCGTTGCGGCTGAGGTCTGGGTTGCTGTTAAGGAAGACACCAAATCAGTTATCTGGCCTCAGCAGTCAATATCATAACTGTGTCATGATCTACCATCATTCATGTGTCATGATTAGAATCAGAGTAATCTCCCCTGACAGACATTTAAAGGCAAATCTGGGAGACAGGGAGTAAAACAGTTTCTGATGGGTGTGTTGAAACACGGTGAGCTGATTATTTTGATGAATCACGATATCCCAGATGTGTTGCTTAGAGTGGGAACAGGGATTTTAGCCACAACTCTAATAAACACTGCTTACATGTGAAATATTAGTGGAAAACATCAGATACCTCCATGTTGTCAGCATGCAGCAAAACATATTAATAAACACAGGTGGACTTTctggagaaggaaggagggactGGGCTTTGGCAGAGGGAGGCACGGACTTTGTTGAGACAGATTGGAAAGTGTTTTCCTCCAGAACCTAAATCAAGTAGTGGGAAATTGTGCGTTCTTGACACCGAGATTAGACAGAGTAGCTCAAATGTGTCCGCCTGAGTTACCTGGCTCTGACTGGATGCCTGATGCCAGACGAGAGGTTGGTGTTGAGAGCTGTGGCAATGGAGGCTGTCCTCTGGGGAATCTGGGAAAGATACAGTGAAATACCACATTAACATATAGATCTATATGCCCTTTAGAGAGCTCCAGACTGCGACCATTTAGTCACATTTTGTGACCCCTCGACTTGGCTGTGCGAGTAAAAAAATTTATTCTACATGGTCGCTTCACTCAAAACGTctaaaaccatgatttggtcaaacagtaaagCACATTATCCTTATGATTCCTGTAATTAAAGTGTCTGCCTGCCCCTGTAAACTGGGGCCTGCTGCTGTGtcgaggggggaaaaaaaatgcCACGGGAGAATTCTTTCTGATTGTATAAGATTTCAAAATCCAATTGCGGGGAAAACACAGCTATCCGGTTGTCACGGTCAAAGAGGTGGTTCTCAGCTTTCTGTAGTATAATTTATATTTCTCAACTCTGAGCTCaatagcaactattttacaaccaagataattcaaatcaaattttattagtcacatgcgccgaatacagtaggtgtagaccttacagtgaaatgcttacttacgagcccctaaccaacagtgcaggtTAAAAAAAGTATGAATAAGaacaagagataaaagtaacaagtaattaatgagcagcagtaaaaaatttgaaaatatacatgtaggtagagttaattaaagtgtctatgcatagatcacaacagagagtggcagtggtgtggagaggggggggcaatgcaaatagtctgggtagccatttgactagatgttcaggagtcttatggcttgaggttagaagctgtttagaagcctcttggatctagacttggtgctctggtacagcttgccgtgcggtagcagagataacagtctatgacttgggtgactggtgtctgacaatttttagggccttcctcggacaccgcctggtatagaggtcctggatggcaggaagcttggccccagtgatgtactgggccgtttgcactaccctctgtagtggctTGCGGTCGGAgattgagcagttgccataccaggcagtgatgcaaccagtcacgatgctctcgatggtgcagctgcagaaccttttgaggatctgaggacccatgccaaatcttttcagtctcctaagggggaataggttttatcatgcccgcttcacgactgtcatggtgtgcttggaccatgttagtttgttggtgatgtggacaccaaggaacttgaagctctcaacctgctccactgcaggcccgtcgatgagaatggggtcgtgctcagtcctctttttcctgtagtccaccatcatctcctttgtcttgatcacgttgatgtcctggcaccacacaaccaggtctctgacctcctccctacaggctgtctcgttgttgtcggtgatcaggcctaccactgttgtgtcattagcaaatttaatgatggtgttggagtcgtgcctggccgtgcagtcatgagtgaacagggagtacaggagggggctgagcacgcacctctgaggggcccctgtgttgaggatcagcgtggcggatgtgttgttacctacccttaccacctccttagcttagtaatgagctttgacggcactatggtgttgaacgctgagctgtagtcaatgaatagcattctcacataggtgttccttttgcctctgtggatctgttggggcggtatgttaattggagtgggtctagggtttctgggatgatggtgttgatgtgagccatgaccagcctttcaaagcacttcatggctacagacgtgagtgctacgggtcagtagtcatttaggcaggttaccttagtgttcttgggcacaggcactatggtggtctgcttaaaacatgttggtattagacttggacaaggagaggttgaaaatgtcagtttagACACTTGCTAGTAGGTCggtgcatgctcgcagtacacgtcctggtaatccgtctggccctgcggccttgtgaatgttgacctgtttaaaggtcttacattggctgcggagagcgtgatcacacagtcatccggtacagctggtgctctcatgcatgttttagtgttatttgcctcgaagcgagcatagaattaGTTtaactcatctggtaggctcgtgtcactgggcagctctaggctgtgcttccctttgtagtctgtaatgggttgcaggccctgccacatccgacaaacgtcagagccggtgtagtacgactcgatcttagtcctgtattgacgctttgcctgtttgatatgGTTTTGAGATACGGAGCGCACGAGATGCGCATAGGCCACTGCGATTGCACAGGCCTTATGTTTATTGGGACATTAACGTTAGATTATTACGTGGctactagcagtgggtattatatttCGAGTTAACGATCTAGctaatgtgttttgagtttccacttACTCAGGCAGTGAACTAGTCCCAAATAAATTAAAATACAGATAATTCTGTAGCCCTGTTTTAACAGTAAAATATAACAATAGCTTAATTGTCAACCCAAAATgcatgacaatcactggattaggttgcacATTAAAATATTTTGAATCACAACATGAAAAGATGACGAAACAAAGTAGTTCTTGAATACTGTCTCAGTAGTCTATTACACTTAAATAACGCACTGAGAGTGACTTTATAAGATGatcaaaagatatatatatattattacgtAACGCTGTGAAAAAAATTGGTGTGACCAAATCCtgggctggtgccaccaactgAAAAATGTAGTGGCACAAGCGCCACCAGGGAAAACGTTAGTCTGGAGCGCTGTCTTTAGTCAACATCTAAAGACTAAAACCCAGCAGGTGGTCTCTGACCTTGGGCGGCTGCTCCATCTCTGGCAGGCGGATCCAGGGGCCGCGGTCCTCCCTTGTGCGAGGCTGTGGGGCGGGGCTCTCGGAGGTGGGGTCGGAGTTCTGTCGGACCAGCTCCCTGGAGTGGACGGGGCGGGGGGTGGGGGTAGGGGATGGGTCCTGGGTGGGGAAGGCGGACATGGTCTTAGTGGGCTGGTCACACAGGGACTGGGAGCGGGGGACAGGGGCAGCGTAGGGCTTCAGCGGAACCAAGTGGGCCATCTGGAACTGCAGGGGGGCAGTggtgaggaaggagggaggggagtgtGAAGGTGGAGGAGCGGGCAGGATAGGGCAGTGAGAGCAGGCAGGGTAGAGTGGGACAGGATGGAGGATTGTGCATGTTTTAAGATGGGGAATAGAGGGATTTTTGCCATTTTATGAAATGGCAATAAAACAATATGAAAGCAATAAGAAGGGAAGAGGATGGGtccaggaggagaagggagaaaaGGAAGGTAAATAAGATTGGAAATAAATAAAGTTCAAAGAAGCATTATTAGACAGGAGGTAATGCAGCTCAAGAAAGAAAGACATCGCAGTCTCCACTGTGCTAAACCAGTATTTGACCAAAATGTCTGCAATGTTGTAACAAGGGAAAACATACAAATAAAGTACACACTGACTAATACATTCCCAGATGAACACCAACACACCTTGCCCTGTCCCCCCTGAGGTTCAACCGGCCGCTGCATAGGCGGGGTCTGAGTAGCCTGGCCCCCTCCGGATTGGCTGATGGAGTCGGAGCGTGATTGGATGGCAGTGTCAGAGACAGTGGTGCAGATTTTGGGTGAGCCCTGCCTGTTGAGCTTACTGCGCTCCTCCACctgagacaaagggagagaaggaaagggaggcAAAGACGGGGGACAGgagatggtgagagggagggagagagcatatCACACAGAGATGTTGATTCAGACTAACTTTCAGGAAAAAAGATGACACCTAAGGTGATACTACATAACTGCTTGTATATGCTAGCTTGTTTACAGGGAAATAGCTAAATGTATTCCACTGGTATTACTCTATATTACTCTAGGTTATAAAACACTATGTAATGAAAGGTGTGGTCCCTAGGGTTATCTAAGGTGAAGTAAGAGCATGTTCCactgttcctgtctgtgtggtTATTGTACCTCTCGGGCCCAGGCGGGCTTGTTGTTTGGCTCCAGGTTCTTGCTGTAGTGGTATAGGGGCTGGGGCTTCTTgtcctgttgctgctgctgcagggACACCAGGTAGGCATGCTCCTGCTGCAGCTGCCTCTGCAGACGCTCAGACTGCCTCTGCTCCTCCAGCTGCTTACGTTT
The DNA window shown above is from Salmo salar chromosome ssa13, Ssal_v3.1, whole genome shotgun sequence and carries:
- the LOC106567878 gene encoding misshapen-like kinase 1 isoform X3, which encodes MSENATTRSLDEIDLAALRDPAGIFELVEVVGNGTYGQVYKGRHVKTGQLAAIKVMDVTEEEEEEIKAEINMLKKYSHHRNIATYYGAFVKKSPPGHDDQLWLVMEFCGAGSVTDLVKNTKGNSLKEDWIAYICREILRGLSHLHQHKVIHRDIKGQNVLLTENAEVKLVDFGVSAQLDRTVGRRNTFIGTPYWMAPEVIACDENPDSTYDYRSDIWSLGITAIETAEGAPPLCDMHPMRALFLIPRNPPPKLKSKKWSKKFIDFIEGCLVKTYTSRPTTEQLLKHSFIRDQPTERQVRIQLKDHIDRTRKKRGEKEETEYEYSGSDEEDENRGEDRESSTSILNVPGESTLRRDFLRLQQENKERSEALKRQQAQLAAQRRDPEEHKRQLLHDRQKRIEEQKEQRRRLEEQQRKEREMVRQQEKGPHRRLDDIRREEDRRLAEREQEYKRKQLEEQRQSERLQRQLQQEHAYLVSLQQQQQDKKPQPLYHYSKNLEPNNKPAWAREVEERSKLNRQGSPKICTTVSDTAIQSRSDSISQSGGGQATQTPPMQRPVEPQGGQGKFQMAHLVPLKPYAAPVPRSQSLCDQPTKTMSAFPTQDPSPTPTPRPVHSRELVRQNSDPTSESPAPQPRTREDRGPWIRLPEMEQPPKIPQRTASIATALNTNLSSGIRHPVRASNPDLSRNDRWERGDGMHLVSNLPQTGSLERHRILSSSKMDSSILGHDGRMKGHKPGESRTSSRPSRPASYKRAIGEDHGLYAKERPEEQPRPPVKANDYSSSSEGSESSEESESGEGNEEEDSPTDRPRDADSDSVNTMVVHEEEGEGGEEGQAGGYGDQTMLVQKTPEKRSHNGYTNLPDVVQPSHSPTDSASHSSPGKDSVYDYQSRGLVKASSGKSSFTTFVDLGMYQPPGPVDAISLGSLGSRFEQLKMEVRKGSMVNVNPTNTRPHSDTPEIRKYKKRFNSEILCAALWGVNLLVGTENGLKLLDRSGQGKVYSLINSRRFQQMDVLEGLNLLITISGKKNKVRVYYLAWLRNKILHNDPEVEKKQGWTTVGEMEGCVHYKVVKYERIKFLVIAMKNAVEVYAWAPKPYHKFMAFKSFGDLPHRPQLVDLTVEEGQRLKVIYGSSAGFHAIDVDSGNNYDIYIPVHIQIQIMPHAIVFLPSSDGMEMLLCYEDEGVYVNTYGRIIKDVVLQWGEMPTSVAHICSNQIMGWGEKAIEIRAVETGHLDGVFMHKRAQRLKFLCERNDKVFFASVRSGGSSQVYFMTLNRNCIMNW
- the LOC106567878 gene encoding misshapen-like kinase 1 isoform X6 codes for the protein MSENATTRSLDEIDLAALRDPAGIFELVEVVGNGTYGQVYKGRHVKTGQLAAIKVMDVTEEEEEEIKAEINMLKKYSHHRNIATYYGAFVKKSPPGHDDQLWLVMEFCGAGSVTDLVKNTKGNSLKEDWIAYICREILRGLSHLHQHKVIHRDIKGQNVLLTENAEVKLVDFGVSAQLDRTVGRRNTFIGTPYWMAPEVIACDENPDSTYDYRSDIWSLGITAIETAEGAPPLCDMHPMRALFLIPRNPPPKLKSKKWSKKFIDFIEGCLVKTYTSRPTTEQLLKHSFIRDQPTERQVRIQLKDHIDRTRKKRGEKEETEYEYSGSDEEDENRGEDRESSTSILNVPGESTLRRDFLRLQQENKERSEALKRQQAQLAAQRRDPEEHKRQLLHDRQKRIEEQKEQRRRLEEQQRKEREMVRQQEKGPHRRLDDIRREEDRRLAEREQEFIRNKLEEEQRQLEILQQQLLQEQALLMEYKRKQLEEQRQSERLQRQLQQEHAYLVSLQQQQQDKKPQPLYHYSKNLEPNNKPAWAREVEERSKLNRQGSPKICTTVSDTAIQSRSDSISQSGGGQATQTPPMQRPVEPQGGQGKIPQRTASIATALNTNLSSGIRHPVRASNPDLSRNDRWERGDGMHLVSNLPQTGSLERHRILSSSKMDSSILGHDGRMKGHKPGESRTSSRPSRPASYKRAIGEDHGLYAKERPEEQPRPPVKANDYSSSSEGSESSEESESGEGNEEEDSPTDRPRDADSDSVNTMVVHEEEGEGGEEGQAGGYGDQTMLVQKTPEKRSHNGYTNLPDVVQPSHSPTDSASHSSPGKDSVYDYQSRGLVKASSGKSSFTTFVDLGMYQPPGPVDAISLGSLGSRFEQLKMEVRKGSMVNVNPTNTRPHSDTPEIRKYKKRFNSEILCAALWGVNLLVGTENGLKLLDRSGQGKVYSLINSRRFQQMDVLEGLNLLITISGKKNKVRVYYLAWLRNKILHNDPEVEKKQGWTTVGEMEGCVHYKVVKYERIKFLVIAMKNAVEVYAWAPKPYHKFMAFKSFGDLPHRPQLVDLTVEEGQRLKVIYGSSAGFHAIDVDSGNNYDIYIPVHIQIQIMPHAIVFLPSSDGMEMLLCYEDEGVYVNTYGRIIKDVVLQWGEMPTSVAHICSNQIMGWGEKAIEIRAVETGHLDGVFMHKRAQRLKFLCERNDKVFFASVRSGGSSQVYFMTLNRNCIMNW